The following proteins come from a genomic window of Streptomyces sp. Sge12:
- a CDS encoding NHLP bacteriocin export ABC transporter permease/ATPase subunit, giving the protein MTYAQHTAAGAGVGAVPTGGVPDPVVAALGALGAPVDCAGMRSLSLEGPLVLWLVVEGELDLFAVDAAQGGHWHFLGRLEAGTLLLGPAEGPDHTLVGRPLPGCRLRRIALRELYRPECPQYPEYPQYTGYADEGPYGAAAAALPSPLEDAFARGIGRGLRVLYQAPLDGTATTGQGGADEDILWMRISPGSVQYGAVYEAEAVGTLLVDAAMWQGMVDQQYRLLYALDDWIEQLERAHEDRTAAGIEAGRAARTQADRTLLASIVRAGGRHPHRSAGVDATLAACRVVADAARISLTAPVGADAASEQLDPVERIALASRIRTRVVRLDGRWWRENSGPLVGRREKDGAPVALLWRRGGYEAVDPATGTRERVGRADGAALEPRAVMLYRPLPDGRVSLPALLRFSVRGTLPELRSLMLGGLVAVVLGALVPIATGQVLGRYVPQGETGLIVQTGVALIATAVVSAVFMLLQNTSLLRMEGRIEATLQPAVWDRLLRLPATFFTGRSTGELAGAAMGISTIRRVLSGIGPVCVQAGAVGSVSFVLLLVHSVPLAMAALAMLVLVAGVFLCLGLWQLRYERRLNTLGHRLGNQAFQTLRGLPKLRVAAAESFAYAAWAREFARTRDLQQRIGRTQNVSTVLGAVHLPLCTLVMFVLLAGPARGTLSASEFLTFSTALTMLLSSVTQVTGALVSAAAVLPMFEQIRPLLRETPEVDRSSTRPGELTGAIEARNLSYRYTEDGPLVLDGIDLRVGPGEFVAIVGASGCGKSTLLRMLIGFDKPLAGSVLYDGQDLAALDRAAVRRQCGVVLQNAQPLSGSILDCICGAGTFSLEEAWEAAAMAGLAQDIKAMPMGMHTILSDGGGTVSGGQRQRLMIAQALIRKPRVLFLDEATSALDNEAQRVVIESTRALRTTRLVIAHRLSTVMDADRVIVMADGRIVQQGPPAELLADATGLFHGLVRRQLR; this is encoded by the coding sequence GTGACGTACGCACAGCACACGGCCGCCGGCGCCGGCGTCGGCGCGGTCCCGACGGGCGGGGTCCCCGACCCGGTCGTCGCGGCTCTGGGTGCGCTGGGTGCGCCGGTGGACTGCGCGGGGATGCGCAGCCTGTCCCTGGAAGGCCCGCTCGTCCTGTGGCTGGTCGTCGAGGGCGAGCTGGACCTGTTCGCGGTGGACGCCGCGCAGGGCGGGCACTGGCACTTCCTGGGCCGGCTGGAGGCGGGCACGCTGCTGCTCGGCCCCGCCGAGGGCCCCGACCACACCCTGGTCGGCCGGCCCCTGCCGGGGTGCCGGCTGCGCCGGATCGCACTGCGGGAGCTGTACCGGCCGGAATGCCCGCAGTACCCGGAATACCCGCAGTACACGGGGTACGCCGACGAAGGGCCGTACGGCGCCGCGGCCGCGGCGCTGCCGAGCCCCCTCGAGGACGCCTTCGCGCGCGGCATCGGCCGCGGTCTGCGCGTGCTCTACCAGGCACCGCTGGACGGCACCGCCACCACCGGGCAGGGCGGCGCCGACGAGGACATCCTGTGGATGCGGATCAGCCCGGGCAGCGTGCAGTACGGCGCCGTGTACGAGGCGGAGGCGGTGGGCACCCTCCTCGTCGACGCGGCGATGTGGCAGGGCATGGTCGACCAGCAGTACCGACTGCTGTACGCCCTGGACGACTGGATCGAGCAGCTGGAGCGTGCGCACGAGGACCGTACGGCGGCGGGGATCGAGGCGGGCCGGGCAGCGCGTACCCAGGCGGACCGGACGCTGCTGGCGTCCATCGTCCGGGCCGGCGGCCGGCATCCCCACCGGAGTGCGGGCGTCGATGCGACCCTCGCCGCGTGCCGTGTCGTCGCCGACGCGGCCCGCATCTCCCTGACCGCGCCCGTCGGGGCCGACGCCGCGTCCGAGCAGCTGGATCCCGTCGAACGCATCGCGCTCGCCTCGCGGATCCGCACCCGTGTGGTCAGGCTCGACGGGCGCTGGTGGCGGGAGAACAGCGGTCCGCTGGTGGGCCGGCGCGAGAAGGACGGCGCACCGGTCGCCCTGCTGTGGCGGCGCGGCGGCTACGAGGCGGTCGATCCCGCCACCGGCACGCGCGAGCGCGTGGGGAGGGCCGACGGGGCCGCCTTGGAACCGCGCGCCGTCATGCTGTACCGCCCCCTGCCCGACGGGCGGGTGAGCCTGCCGGCGCTGCTCCGCTTCAGCGTCCGCGGCACCCTGCCCGAGCTGCGCAGCCTGATGCTGGGCGGGCTGGTCGCGGTGGTCCTGGGCGCCCTGGTGCCGATCGCCACCGGCCAGGTCCTCGGCCGGTACGTGCCGCAGGGCGAGACCGGCCTCATCGTGCAGACCGGGGTGGCGCTGATCGCGACCGCCGTGGTCTCGGCCGTCTTCATGCTGCTCCAGAACACCTCGCTGCTGCGCATGGAGGGCCGCATCGAGGCCACGCTGCAACCGGCCGTGTGGGACCGGCTGCTGCGGCTGCCGGCGACGTTCTTCACCGGTCGCTCGACCGGCGAACTGGCCGGCGCGGCGATGGGCATCAGCACCATCCGCCGGGTGCTGTCCGGTATCGGCCCGGTCTGCGTACAGGCGGGCGCGGTCGGCTCGGTCAGCTTCGTGCTGCTGCTCGTCCACAGCGTGCCGCTGGCGATGGCGGCGCTGGCCATGCTGGTCCTCGTCGCGGGGGTGTTCCTGTGCCTGGGGCTGTGGCAGCTGCGGTACGAGCGCCGGCTGAACACGCTCGGCCACCGGCTGGGCAACCAGGCCTTCCAGACCCTGCGCGGCCTGCCCAAGCTGCGGGTCGCGGCGGCCGAGAGCTTCGCGTACGCCGCCTGGGCGAGGGAGTTCGCCCGTACCCGGGACCTCCAGCAGCGCATCGGCCGGACCCAGAACGTCAGCACGGTCCTCGGCGCCGTCCACCTGCCGCTGTGCACGCTCGTGATGTTCGTGCTGCTGGCCGGCCCGGCCCGCGGCACCCTGTCGGCCAGTGAGTTCCTCACCTTCAGCACGGCGCTGACGATGCTGCTGTCGTCGGTCACGCAGGTGACCGGGGCGCTCGTCTCGGCGGCGGCGGTACTGCCGATGTTCGAGCAGATCCGGCCGCTCCTGCGGGAGACGCCCGAAGTGGACCGCTCCAGTACCCGCCCGGGGGAGCTGACCGGTGCCATCGAGGCCAGGAACCTGTCCTACCGCTACACCGAGGACGGCCCGCTCGTACTCGACGGCATCGACCTGCGGGTCGGACCGGGCGAGTTCGTCGCGATCGTCGGGGCCAGCGGCTGCGGCAAGTCGACCCTGCTGCGGATGCTCATCGGTTTCGACAAACCCCTCGCGGGGAGCGTGCTCTACGACGGCCAGGACCTGGCGGCGCTCGACCGGGCTGCCGTACGCCGCCAGTGCGGCGTCGTGCTGCAGAACGCCCAGCCCCTCTCCGGGTCGATCCTCGACTGCATCTGCGGCGCCGGGACGTTCTCGCTCGAGGAGGCGTGGGAGGCGGCGGCCATGGCGGGTCTGGCGCAGGACATCAAGGCCATGCCGATGGGCATGCACACCATCCTGTCCGACGGCGGCGGCACGGTCTCGGGCGGTCAGCGCCAGCGGCTGATGATCGCCCAGGCACTCATCCGCAAGCCACGCGTCCTGTTCCTCGACGAGGCCACCAGCGCGCTGGACAACGAGGCCCAGCGGGTGGTCATCGAATCCACCCGCGCCCTGCGGACCACCCGCCTCGTGATCGCCCACCGCCTGTCCACCGTCATGGACGCCGATCGCGTGATCGTCATGGCGGACGGCCGGATCGTGCAGCAGGGGCCGCCGGCCGAGCTGCTCGCCGACGCGACGGGCCTCTTCCACGGCTTGGTCCGACGGCAACTGCGTTGA